From one Bos javanicus breed banteng chromosome 15, ARS-OSU_banteng_1.0, whole genome shotgun sequence genomic stretch:
- the RAG1 gene encoding V(D)J recombination-activating protein 1, translated as MLTFFSHLTCFYCSQVSASMAVSLPPTLGLSSAPDEIQHPHIKFSEWKFKLFRVRSFEKAPENAQAEKQDSSEGKPSLEQSPAALDKVGGPKPALTQPVLKPHPKFQKKSHDDGKAKDKAIHQANLRHLCRICGNSLKADQHHRRYPVHGPVDGKTQVLLRKKEKRATSWPDLIAKVFRIDVKADVDSIHPTEFCHNCWSFMHRKFSSAPCEVYSSRNATMEWHPHTPSCDICDAARRGLKRKSQPPNSQLSKRLRTVIDRARQARRCKRRTQDRISSKELMKKITNCSKIHLSTRLLAVDFPAHFVKSISCQICEHILADPVETNCKHVFCRICILRCLKVLGSYCPCCRYPCFPTDLESPVKSFLSILNSLMVKCPAEECDEEVSLEKYNHHVSSHKESKETFVHINKGGRPRQHLLSLTRRAQKHRLRELKMQVKAFADKEEGGDVKSVCLTLFLLALRARNEHRQADELEAIMKGRGSGLQPAVCLAIRVNTFLSCSQYHKMYRTVKAITGRQIFQPLHSLRSAEKVLLPGYHPFEWQPPLKNVSSSTDVGIIDGLSGLASSVDDYPVDTIAKRFRYDAALVSALMDMEEDILEGMRARELDDYLNGPFTVVVKESCDGMGDVSEKHGSGPAVPEKAVRFSFTVMKISIAHGSQNVKVFEEAKPNSELCCKPLCLMLADESDHETLTAILSPLIAEREAMKSSELMLEMGGILRTFKFIFRGTGYDEKLVREVEGLEASGSVYICTLCDATRLEASQNLVFHSITRSHAENLERYEVWRSNPYHETVEELRDRVKGVSAKPFIETVPSIDALHCDIGNAAEFYKIFQLEIGEVYKNPNASKEERKRWQATLDKHLRKKMNLKPIMRMNGNFARKLMTKETVEAVCELIPSQERHEALKELMDLYLKMKPVWRSSCPAKECPESLCQYSFNSQRFAELLSTKFKYRYEGKITNYFHKTLAHVPEIIERDGSIGAWASEGNESGNKLFRRFRKMNARQSKYYEMEDVLKHHWLYTSKYLQKFMNAHNALKDSGFTLNSQGGLGDLLDLEESPESQDSMEF; from the coding sequence AtgttgacatttttttctcatctgaCTTGTTTTTATTGTTCCCAGGTTTCAGCCAGCATGGCTGTCTCTCTGCCACCTACCCTGGGACTCAGTTCTGCCCCAGATGAAATCCAGCATCCACATATTAAATTTTCAGAATGGAAATTTAAGCTGTTCAGGGTGAGATCCTTTGAAAAGGCCCCTGAAAATGCTCAAGCAGAAAAGCAAGATTCCTCTGAGGGGAAGCCCTCTCTAGAGCAATCTCCAGCAGCCCTGGACAAGGTTGGTGGTCCGAAGCCAGCCCTGACTCAACCGGTGTTAAAGCCCCAcccaaaatttcagaaaaaatccCATGATGATggaaaagcaaaagacaaagcaaTCCACCAAGCCAACCTGCGACATCTCTGCCGCATCTGTGGGAATTCTCTCAAAGCTGATCAGCACCACAGGAGATATCCAGTCCACGGGCCCGTGGATGGCAAAACCCAAGTCCTCTTacgaaagaaggaaaagagggccaCGTCCTGGCCGGACCTCATTGCCAAGGTCTTCCGGATCGACGTGAAGGCAGATGTGGACTCAATCCACCCCACTGAGTTCTGCCATAACTGCTGGAGCTTCATGCACAGGAAGTTCAGCAGTGCCCCGTGTGAGGTTTACTCCTCGAGGAACGCAACGATGGAGTGGCACCCCCACACACCATCCTGTGACATCTGTGATGCTGCCCGTCGAGGACTCAAGAGGAAGAGTCAGCCGCCAAACTCGCAGCTCAGCAAAAGACTCAGAACTGTGATCGACCGAGCGAGACAAGCCCGACGGTGCAAGAGAAGAACTCAGGACAGGATCAGCAGCAAGGAACTGATGAAGAAGATCACCAACTGCAGTAAGATACACCTCAGTACCAGGCTCCTAGCAGTGGACTTCCCAGCACACTTTGTGAAATCTATCTCCTGCCAGATTTGCGAACACATTCTGGCCGATCCCGTGGAGACCAACTGTAAGCACGTCTTTTGCAGGATCTGCATTCTCAGATGCCTCAAAGTCCTGGGCAGCTATTGTCCTTGTTGCCGGTATCCCTGCTTCCCCACTGACCTGGAGAGTCCGGTGAAGTCTTTTCTGAGCATCTTGAACTCCCTGATGGTGAAATGTCCAGCAGAGGAATGCGATGAGGAGGTCAGCTTGGAAAAATACAATCACCATGTCTCAAGCCACAAGGAATCCAAAGAGACTTTTGTGCATATCAATAAAGGGGGCCGGCCCCGCCAGCATCTCCTGTCCCTGACCCGCAGGGCTCAGAAGCACCGTCTGAGGGAGCTCAAGATGCAGGTCAAGGCTTTTGCCGACAAAGAAGAAGGTGGCGATGTGAAGTCTGTGTGCCTGACCTTGTTCCTGCTGGCGCTGAGAGCGAGAAATGAGCACAGACAAGCGGATGAGCTGGAGGCCATCATGAAAGGACGTGGCTCCGGCCTGCAGCCGGCTGTCTGCTTAGCCATCCGCGTCAACACCTTCCTCAGCTGCAGCCAGTACCACAAGATGTACAGGACTGTGAAGGCCATCACGGGGAGGCAGATTTTCCAGCCTCTGCACTCCCTTCGGAGTGCTGAGAAAGTCCTTCTGCCAGGCTACCACCCCTTCGAGTGGCAGCCACCTCTGAAGAACGTGTCTTCCAGCACTGACGTGGGCATTATTGATGGACTGTCTGGACTGGCCTCCTCTGTGGACGATTACCCGGTGGACACCATCGCCAAGCGCTTCCGCTATGATGCAGCTTTGGTGTCCGCTCTGATGGACATGGAAGAAGACATTCTGGAGGGCATGAGAGCCCGAGAGCTTGACGACTACCTGAATGGCCCCTTCACCGTGGTGGTGAAGGAGTCTTGTGATGGGATGGGAGACGTGAGCGAGAAGCACGGCAGCGGACCGGCAGTTCCAGAAAAGGCGGTTCGGTTTTCTTTCACGGTCATGAAAATCAGCATTGCTCACGGGTCACAGAACGTGAAGGTGTTCGAGGAAGCCAAGCCTAACTCCGAGCTCTGCTGCAAGCCGCTGTGCCTCATGCTAGCCGATGAGTCTGACCACGAGACCCTGACGGCCATCCTGAGCCCTCTGATTGCCGAGAGGGAGGCCATGAAGAGCAGTGAATTAATGCTGGAGATGGGAGGCATCCTCCGGACTTTCAAGTTCATCTTTAGGGGCACCGGCTACGATGAGAAACTGGTCCGCGAAGTGGAAGGTCTCGAGGCTTCCGGCTCAGTCTACATTTGCACCCTTTGTGATGCCACTCGCCTGGAGGCCTCTCAAAATCTGGTCTTCCATTCCATAACCAGAAGCCACGCTGAGAATCTGGAGCGCTATGAGGTCTGGCGTTCTAACCCCTACCATGAGACGGTGGAGGAACTGCGGGACCGGGTGAAGGGGGTCTCGGCCAAACCCTTCATTGAGACGGTCCCTTCCATAGATGCCCTCCACTGCGACATCGGCAATGCGGCTGAGTTCTACAAGATCTTCCAGCTGGAGATCGGAGAGGTGTATAAGAACCCCAACGCttccaaagaggaaaggaaaagatggcAGGCTACCCTGGACAAGCACCTCCGAAAGAAGATGAACCTGAAGCCCATCATGAGGATGAACGGCAACTTTGCCCGGAAGCTCATGACCAAAGAGACGGTTGAGGCAGTTTGTGAATTAATTCCCTCCCAGGAGAGGCACGAAGCCCTGAAGGAACTGATGGACCTTTATTTGAAGATGAAACCCGTCTGGCGATCCTCATGTCCTGCTAAAGAGTGCCCGGAATCCCTCTGCCAGTATAGCTTCAATTCACAACGCTTTGCTGAGCTCCTCTCCACCAAGTTCAAGTATAGATATGAAGGCAAAATCACCAATTATTTTCACAAAACCTTGGCTCACGTCCCTGAAATTATTGAGAGGGATGGCTCCATTGGGGCATGGGCAAGCGAGGGAAATGAATCTGGCAACAAACTCTTCAGGCGTTTCCGGAAAATGAATGCCAGGCAGTCCAAGTACTACGAAATGGAAGATGTTTTGAAACATCACTGGTTGTATACCTCCAAATACCTGCAGAAGTTTATGAATGCTCATAATGCCCTGAAAGACTCGGGGTTTACCCTAAACTCGCAGGGAGGCTTAGGGGACTTGTTAGACCTAGAGGAATCCCCAGAATCCCAAGATTCAATGGAATTTTAA
- the RAG2 gene encoding V(D)J recombination-activating protein 2, translated as MSLQMVTVGNSIALIQPGFSLMNFDGQVFFFGQKGWPKRSCPTGVFHFEVKHNHLKLKPAVFSKDSCYLPPLRYPATCTFSGNLESEKHQYIIHGGKTPNNELSDKIYVMSVVSKNNKKVTFRCTEKDLVGDIPEGRYGHSIDVVYSRGKSMGVLFGGRSYIPSAQRTTEKWNSVADCLPHVFLVDFEFGCSTSYILPELQDGLSFHVSIARNDTVYILGGHSLANNIRPANLYRIRVDLPLGSPAVECTVLPGGISVSSAILTQISNDEFVIVGGYQLENQKRMVCNIISFKDNKIDILEMETPDWTPDIKHSKIWFGSNMGNGTVFLGIPGDNKQAVSEAFYFYTLKCAEDDVNEDQITLTSNQTSTEDPGDSTPFEDSEEFCFSAEANSFDGDDEFDTYNEDDEEDESETGYWITCCPTCDVDINTWVPFYSTELNKPAMIYCSHGDGHWVHAQCMDLAERTLIHLSEGSNKYYCNEHVEIARALQTPKRVQSLKKPPLRSLHKKGSGKIITPAKKSFLRRLFD; from the coding sequence atgtcactacagatggtaacagTCGGAAATAGCATAGCCTTAATTCAACCAGGCTTCTCGTTAATGAATTTTGATGGGCAAGTTTTCTTCTTTGGCCAAAAAGGCTGGCCCAAGAGGTCTTGCCCCACTGGAGTTTTCCATTTTGAGGTAAAGCATAATCATCTCAAACTGAAGCCTGCAGTTTTCTCTAAGGATTCCTGCTACCTTCCTCCTCTTCGATACCCGGCCACTTGCACATTCAGCGGCAACTTGGAGTCTGAAAAGCATCAGTACATCATCCATGGAGGAAAAACACCAAACAATGAGCTTTCAGATAAGATTTATGTGATGTCTGTTGTTtccaagaacaacaaaaaagttacCTTTCGCTGCACAGAGAAGGACTTGGTAGGAGACATTCCTGAAGGCAGATATGGTCATTCCATTGATGTGGTGTATAGTCGGGGGAAAAGTATGGGTGTTCTCTTTGGAGGACGGTCATACATACCTTCTGCCCAAAGAACCACAGAGAAATGGAACAGTGTAGCTGACTGCCTGCCCCATGTCTTCTTGGTGGATTTTGAATTTGGGTGCTCTACGTCATACATTCTTCCAGAACTTCAAGATGGACTATCTTTTCATGTCTCCATTGCCAGAAATGATACCGTTTATATTTTAGGAGGCCATTCACTTGCCAATAACATCCGCCCTGCCAATCTGTACAGAATAAGGGTTGATCTCCCCCTGGGTAGCCCAGCTGTGGAGTGCACAGTCTTGCCAGGAGGAATCTCTGTCTCCAGTGCAATCCTGACTCAAATAAGCAATGATGAATTTGTTATTGTTGGTGGCTATCAGCTTGAAAATCAAAAAAGAATGGTCTGTAACATCATCTCTTTCAAGGATAACAAGATAGACATTCTTGAGATGGAAACCCCAGATTGGACCCCAGATATTAAGCACAGCAAAATATGGTTTGGAAGCAACATGGGAAATGGAACTGTTTTCCTCGGCATACCAGGAGACAATAAACAGGCTGTTTCAGAAGCATTTTACTTCTATACGTTGAAATGTGCTGAAGACGATGTGAACGAAGATCAGATAACTTTGACAAGTAATCAGACATCAACAGAAGACCCAGGGGACTCCACTCCCTTTGAAGACTCAGAAGAATTTTGCTTCAGCGCAGAAGCAAACAGTTTCGATGGTGATGATGAATTTGACACCTACAATGAAGATGATGAGGAAGATGAGTCTGAGACAGGCTATTGGATTACATGCTGCCCTACTTGTGATGTGGATATCAATACGTGGGTACCATTTTATTCAACTGAGCTCAACAAGCCTGCCATGATCTATTGCTCTCATGGAGATGGACATTGGGTCCATGCCCAGTGTATGGATCTGGCAGAACGCACACTCATCCATTTATCAGAAGGAAGCAATAAATATTACTGTAATGAGCATGTGGAGATAGCAAGAGCACTGCAAACTCCCAAAAGAGTTCAATCATTAAAAAAGCCTCCACTGAGATCCCTCCATAAAAAGGGTTCTGGGAAAATAATTACTCCTGCCAAGAAATCCTTTCTTAGAAGGTTGTTTGATTAG